A portion of the uncultured Draconibacterium sp. genome contains these proteins:
- a CDS encoding class I SAM-dependent methyltransferase, giving the protein MKQVTCLSCSGNDCEDFFTVKNAPVQSVLTVKTYEEAIAIPRNDITLSFCNNCGFVFNSSFDNSIDYYTKGYEDQQGFSDTFIRFITSTTERFVDKYDVKNKNIIEIGCGKGDFLHLICKLGNNKGIGIDPAYVPGRSEPDPNVSFLNEFYSEEHGNLPMDVIVCRHTLEHIFNTGEFIQTIRKSVTDKKKVTVLIEVPNIIRILDICAFWDIFNEHCSYFSAGSLAKLFRHNKFEVLDIQLEYDSQYLLLVAQTTYRILDTPHILEESVNDLKGYVQRFVTTINEQLKNWRKQLLKMKNENKKVVVWGGGSKSVGFLTQFDDLKLINHVVDINPHIQGNYIPGIGIQYISPKALAELNPDTVIIMNGVYEDEIAAMLSGMKLYPELICL; this is encoded by the coding sequence ATGAAGCAAGTAACATGTTTAAGCTGTTCGGGTAATGATTGTGAAGACTTTTTTACGGTAAAAAATGCACCCGTACAAAGTGTGCTCACCGTAAAAACTTATGAAGAAGCAATTGCGATTCCCCGAAACGATATCACCCTTTCTTTTTGTAATAATTGCGGATTTGTTTTTAACAGCTCCTTCGATAATTCAATTGACTATTACACAAAAGGCTACGAAGATCAACAAGGGTTTTCAGATACATTTATACGGTTTATTACTAGCACAACAGAGCGTTTTGTAGATAAATATGACGTAAAAAACAAAAACATTATTGAAATCGGTTGTGGCAAAGGAGATTTTCTTCACCTGATATGTAAACTGGGCAACAACAAAGGAATTGGAATTGATCCGGCATATGTGCCGGGAAGGTCAGAACCAGATCCGAATGTTTCGTTTTTAAACGAGTTTTATTCGGAAGAACATGGTAATTTGCCAATGGATGTTATTGTGTGCAGGCATACGCTAGAGCATATTTTTAACACCGGCGAATTTATTCAAACCATCAGAAAATCGGTTACGGATAAGAAAAAAGTTACCGTTCTGATTGAAGTTCCGAATATTATTAGAATACTTGATATTTGTGCTTTTTGGGATATTTTTAACGAACACTGCTCCTATTTTAGTGCGGGATCGTTAGCCAAACTTTTCAGGCACAATAAATTCGAGGTACTCGATATTCAACTGGAATACGACAGTCAATACTTGTTACTTGTAGCCCAAACAACCTATCGAATTCTGGATACGCCACATATTCTTGAAGAATCTGTTAACGATCTTAAAGGATATGTTCAGCGTTTTGTTACCACAATTAATGAGCAATTGAAAAATTGGCGGAAACAACTTTTAAAAATGAAAAACGAAAACAAAAAAGTTGTTGTGTGGGGAGGCGGATCAAAATCGGTTGGGTTTTTAACCCAGTTTGATGATTTAAAATTGATCAATCATGTTGTAGATATTAACCCTCACATTCAGGGAAATTATATTCCCGGAATCGGAATCCAATATATTAGTCCCAAAGCGCTGGCTGAACTTAACCCGGACACGGTTATAATAATGAACGGAGTATACGAAGACGAGATTGCAGCAATGCTGTCAGGAATGAAACTTTACCCGGAGTTAATTTGCCTGTAA
- a CDS encoding class I SAM-dependent methyltransferase encodes MKCRHCKTPLKHVFLNLGYAPHSNAYLNQNQLSHPEKEFPLKLFVCHNCWLVQTEDYSNRADLFTEDYAYFSSVSSSWLKHSQHYAQMIQKRLNLNKNSFVIEVASNDGYLLKNFVAEGIPCIGIEPTDSTADASEKIGVPVIREFFGEEFAKSLAQNNQQADLIIGNNVYAHVPDINDFTLGLKTALKQGGTITLEFPHLLNLIRFKQFDTAYHEHYSYLSLYSVIQIFKMAELRIFDVEKLTTHGGSLRVYGCHTEDARTNTEAVTELLNEEKEYGMQDLSVYLSFQNEADKIKSELINFLTTQQQNGKKVGAYGAAAKGNTLLNYGKIDNRLISFVCDAAPSKQGKYLPGSHIPVYHPDQLSESKPDYVLILPWNLKEEISAQINYVRDWGGKLVIPAPELTVLD; translated from the coding sequence ATGAAATGTAGACATTGCAAAACACCGCTAAAACATGTTTTTCTGAATTTAGGATATGCACCACATTCAAATGCCTATTTGAATCAGAATCAACTTTCTCATCCCGAGAAAGAATTTCCGTTGAAATTGTTTGTTTGCCACAACTGCTGGCTCGTTCAAACTGAAGACTACTCGAACAGAGCAGATTTATTTACAGAAGATTATGCGTATTTCTCTTCCGTATCGAGCAGTTGGCTTAAACATTCGCAGCATTATGCTCAAATGATTCAAAAGCGCCTGAATTTAAATAAAAATAGCTTTGTTATTGAGGTGGCATCAAACGACGGCTATCTTTTAAAGAACTTTGTTGCCGAAGGAATTCCATGTATTGGAATTGAACCGACCGATAGTACTGCCGATGCATCAGAAAAAATTGGAGTGCCGGTAATTCGTGAGTTTTTTGGCGAAGAGTTTGCAAAAAGTCTTGCACAAAATAATCAGCAGGCCGATTTAATAATTGGCAACAATGTTTATGCACATGTTCCTGATATAAATGATTTTACCCTTGGATTAAAAACTGCCTTAAAACAAGGCGGAACAATAACGCTGGAGTTTCCTCACCTACTAAACCTAATTCGCTTTAAACAATTCGACACTGCTTACCACGAACATTACTCCTACCTGTCGTTGTATTCCGTTATCCAAATATTTAAAATGGCAGAATTACGAATTTTCGACGTTGAAAAATTAACAACACATGGCGGTAGTTTACGCGTTTATGGCTGTCATACGGAAGATGCCAGAACCAATACCGAAGCGGTAACAGAACTTTTGAACGAAGAAAAAGAATACGGAATGCAGGACCTTTCTGTATATCTGAGTTTTCAGAATGAAGCGGATAAAATTAAAAGTGAGCTCATTAACTTCTTAACCACTCAACAACAAAACGGCAAGAAAGTGGGAGCTTACGGCGCAGCAGCAAAAGGAAATACCTTATTAAATTATGGAAAAATTGACAATCGGCTAATTTCGTTTGTTTGCGATGCTGCTCCTTCAAAACAGGGAAAATATTTACCCGGAAGTCATATTCCCGTTTATCACCCCGATCAACTTAGCGAATCGAAACCTGATTACGTGTTAATACTGCCCTGGAATCTTAAAGAAGAAATTAGTGCCCAGATAAATTATGTTCGCGATTGGGGTGGAAAATTAGTTATTCCTGCGCCGGAGCTAACGGTTTTAGATTAA
- the rfbG gene encoding CDP-glucose 4,6-dehydratase translates to MNYTFLEVFRGKKVLVTGHTGFKGAWLCLMLHKIGAQVSGFALSPPTNPSLYHVANVDACVDSTIGNIQDYNALRSTLERVQPDAVIHMAAQALVLQSYENPVDTYSTNVLGTVHLLEAVRHVAGIKAIVNVTTDKCYENNEWMWGYRENDRLGGYDPYSNSKACSELVTSSFINSFFNKDTYNEHGVAVASARAGNVIGGGDWAKNRLIPDFIRAISEGEEIVIRNPLAIRPWQHVLEPLAGYLNVLSKLLTDGPKYSGAWNFGPNDSETKNVEWIISALCNKWGGNASFKLDGNIHPHETQSLKLDISKAKSLLEWKPKWDIGTTLENIVEWHKAFYENKDMQSICNQQIDDYLNA, encoded by the coding sequence ATGAATTATACTTTCCTTGAAGTATTCAGAGGCAAAAAGGTACTTGTTACCGGACACACCGGGTTTAAAGGCGCCTGGCTATGTTTAATGCTACATAAAATTGGTGCGCAGGTTTCGGGTTTTGCTCTATCGCCGCCAACAAATCCGTCGCTATACCATGTGGCAAATGTTGATGCATGTGTTGACTCAACAATTGGAAACATACAGGATTATAATGCACTTCGTTCAACCTTGGAGCGCGTTCAGCCCGATGCTGTAATTCACATGGCCGCACAAGCATTGGTTTTGCAATCATACGAAAATCCGGTTGATACCTACTCTACTAATGTTTTAGGCACGGTTCATTTGCTTGAAGCTGTACGACACGTTGCCGGTATTAAAGCAATTGTAAATGTTACTACCGACAAATGCTATGAGAACAACGAATGGATGTGGGGATACCGCGAAAATGACAGGTTGGGTGGTTACGATCCTTACTCAAATAGTAAAGCTTGTTCCGAACTTGTAACATCCTCATTTATCAATTCATTTTTTAATAAAGACACTTATAATGAACACGGTGTTGCCGTTGCTAGTGCCCGTGCGGGCAATGTAATTGGCGGTGGCGATTGGGCTAAAAACCGGCTGATCCCTGATTTTATAAGAGCTATCTCGGAGGGAGAAGAAATCGTTATTAGAAACCCCTTAGCCATACGTCCGTGGCAACATGTACTCGAACCGTTGGCAGGATATTTAAACGTTCTGAGTAAATTACTTACCGATGGCCCCAAATATAGCGGAGCCTGGAATTTTGGTCCGAACGACTCTGAAACAAAAAACGTAGAATGGATTATTTCAGCTCTATGTAATAAATGGGGCGGCAATGCATCGTTTAAACTCGATGGTAATATACACCCGCACGAAACACAGTCCTTAAAACTCGACATTTCGAAAGCAAAATCACTGTTGGAATGGAAACCCAAATGGGATATTGGTACAACGCTGGAAAATATTGTTGAGTGGCACAAGGCATTTTATGAAAATAAAGACATGCAATCAATTTGTAATCAGCAGATTGATGATTACTTAAATGCTTAA
- a CDS encoding transposase, translating to MVRRRFNKNQIIEILQKYEEGASIQSLIKEHGISLATFYNWKAKYSKSKNYNKQELLKLKEDYERLSRMFAELSLENMRLKAKLENSK from the coding sequence ATGGTTAGACGGAGATTTAACAAAAATCAAATAATTGAAATACTTCAGAAATACGAAGAGGGAGCATCTATTCAAAGTTTAATAAAAGAACACGGAATTAGTTTGGCTACCTTTTACAATTGGAAGGCTAAATACTCGAAATCGAAAAATTACAATAAGCAGGAATTACTTAAACTAAAAGAAGATTACGAACGACTATCACGAATGTTTGCCGAGTTAAGTCTTGAAAACATGCGACTAAAAGCAAAGCTTGAAAATTCAAAATAG
- the rfbF gene encoding glucose-1-phosphate cytidylyltransferase, giving the protein MKVVILAGGLGSRLSEETELKPKPMVEIGGKPILWHIMKIYSYYGFNDFVILLGYKGYVIKEYFANYYMHQSDITINLKYNETQILNNHSEPWRISLIDTGMDSMTGGRIKRIKDYINKETFLLTYGDGVSNINISNLVSFHQANKKLLTVSSVQPEGRWGALEINDQNEVISFQEKQKGDGQWVNAGFFVCEPEIMDYIEGDSTIFEKGPLERLAKDKQLVTYKHSGFWSPMDTIKDKNVLDQLIYSKKAPWMLWENAAGKINGKKSIQTVNA; this is encoded by the coding sequence ATGAAAGTAGTAATTCTCGCAGGAGGACTTGGATCCCGTTTGTCTGAAGAGACAGAATTAAAGCCCAAACCAATGGTTGAAATTGGAGGAAAACCAATATTGTGGCATATAATGAAAATCTACTCGTATTACGGGTTTAATGACTTTGTAATCCTGCTTGGATACAAAGGTTACGTGATAAAAGAGTATTTCGCCAATTATTATATGCACCAGTCTGACATTACAATTAATTTAAAGTATAACGAAACCCAAATTCTTAACAACCATTCAGAGCCCTGGCGAATTTCATTAATCGACACAGGTATGGATTCGATGACCGGAGGCCGGATAAAAAGAATTAAAGATTACATCAATAAAGAGACGTTTCTGCTTACATACGGCGATGGTGTTTCGAATATCAACATTTCCAATCTTGTGTCATTTCACCAGGCCAATAAAAAGCTACTTACAGTTAGCTCGGTGCAACCCGAAGGCCGATGGGGAGCTTTAGAAATTAACGATCAGAATGAAGTAATCAGTTTTCAGGAAAAGCAAAAAGGAGACGGACAATGGGTAAACGCCGGATTTTTTGTCTGCGAGCCCGAAATAATGGATTATATAGAAGGCGATTCAACTATTTTCGAGAAAGGACCACTGGAACGCCTTGCTAAAGATAAACAGCTGGTAACATACAAACATTCGGGCTTTTGGAGCCCAATGGATACGATAAAAGACAAGAACGTTTTAGACCAACTTATTTACTCGAAAAAGGCACCATGGATGTTGTGGGAAAACGCTGCAGGGAAAATTAACGGAAAGAAAAGCATTCAAACCGTAAATGCCTGA
- a CDS encoding glycosyltransferase yields MTKIAEIIRFYSLDKIMDFIEKGEEYPRHHIWCYDKLKEDELQAECIDYNKNSKWNKIGQKLKVLNLQQQIEFLKRSDDFDVIFAPFVGDVFLLALLKSFGLYNKPVVAVALEAFTPYKKNYFKRLRQKMLRSIYVNGIDSLLFINEITYQHCNDYKKLKAVHQFTNTWGADLDFFDAYIKRQQEPPAQNYVYATGGTGRDYNTLFQAFKNIDYRLRITTKGDLANHILNNKTDNIEIDDTVTPGLYSVGLIRQEYYNALAVAIPLKKSITHFPIGLTVLFEALAMSKPVISSHNKAYPFDLEKEKVGFNIDFEDVQGWEDCVNYLIENPDEAREMGERGKYLCEKKYNYKLFSNDVAKLVKRYGFTSDILTAQNAEAPTLR; encoded by the coding sequence ATGACAAAAATAGCAGAGATCATTCGATTCTATTCACTCGATAAGATAATGGATTTTATTGAAAAGGGCGAAGAGTATCCGCGACATCACATTTGGTGTTACGACAAATTAAAAGAAGATGAATTACAGGCCGAATGTATTGATTACAATAAGAATAGCAAGTGGAATAAAATTGGTCAGAAGCTAAAGGTTTTGAACCTACAGCAACAAATTGAGTTTTTAAAACGCTCTGATGATTTTGACGTTATTTTTGCACCTTTTGTAGGAGATGTTTTTCTACTGGCACTTCTCAAATCATTCGGGCTCTATAATAAGCCAGTTGTTGCGGTAGCTTTGGAGGCCTTTACGCCGTATAAAAAGAATTATTTCAAGCGTTTAAGGCAAAAAATGCTTCGTTCGATTTATGTAAATGGAATTGATTCTCTGCTCTTTATTAATGAAATAACCTATCAGCATTGTAACGACTATAAAAAGTTAAAAGCAGTACACCAATTCACAAATACCTGGGGGGCTGATCTTGATTTTTTTGATGCTTATATCAAGCGTCAGCAAGAGCCACCGGCACAAAATTATGTATACGCAACAGGAGGCACCGGACGTGATTACAATACACTTTTTCAGGCATTTAAAAATATTGATTACCGACTAAGAATTACCACCAAAGGCGATTTGGCAAATCATATTCTTAACAACAAAACAGACAATATTGAAATTGACGATACGGTTACTCCGGGTTTATATTCCGTCGGGCTTATTCGGCAGGAGTATTACAATGCTTTAGCGGTTGCTATTCCGCTAAAAAAGAGTATCACTCATTTCCCTATCGGATTAACTGTTTTGTTTGAAGCACTTGCCATGAGCAAACCTGTAATTTCGTCGCATAACAAAGCCTACCCTTTTGATTTGGAGAAGGAAAAAGTTGGATTTAATATCGATTTTGAAGATGTCCAGGGTTGGGAAGATTGTGTGAACTACCTCATTGAAAATCCGGATGAAGCAAGGGAAATGGGTGAACGCGGAAAATACTTATGCGAAAAGAAATATAATTATAAACTGTTTTCTAACGATGTTGCTAAACTCGTTAAAAGGTACGGTTTTACTAGTGATATACTAACCGCCCAAAATGCTGAAGCACCTACTTTAAGGTAA
- a CDS encoding UpxY family transcription antiterminator: MIKKTTYAWYAVYTKTNFEKRIKGYLNQQNIECYLPVHKTLKQWSDRKKWIEEPLFKSYIFVRVSNVEFFNVLNIPGVFSYVSFGGKPQTIPDYEIENVKIFVEQGDQEVILTREKISSGMKVRIQHGPLKGVIGEVVQMSGHSRIMIRVESLGYCLSLNVSKNMIKDLTSSETEFRRIPGNQSKSIRNLAR, translated from the coding sequence ATGATTAAGAAAACCACCTATGCATGGTATGCCGTATACACGAAAACCAATTTTGAAAAAAGAATTAAAGGATATCTCAATCAGCAAAATATTGAGTGCTATTTGCCGGTACATAAAACGTTAAAACAATGGAGCGACAGAAAAAAATGGATAGAAGAACCACTGTTTAAAAGCTACATATTTGTAAGAGTAAGTAATGTTGAATTTTTTAATGTATTAAATATTCCGGGCGTTTTTAGTTACGTAAGTTTTGGAGGAAAGCCTCAAACAATACCTGACTATGAGATTGAAAATGTAAAAATATTTGTTGAACAAGGTGATCAGGAGGTAATTTTAACACGTGAAAAGATTTCCAGTGGAATGAAAGTACGAATACAACATGGCCCGCTAAAAGGGGTTATTGGCGAAGTAGTGCAAATGAGTGGACATTCCAGAATTATGATTCGCGTTGAATCGTTGGGCTATTGTTTATCGTTGAATGTTTCGAAAAACATGATTAAAGATTTAACAAGTTCAGAAACCGAATTCAGAAGAATACCCGGAAACCAAAGTAAAAGTATCAGGAACCTGGCAAGATAA
- the istB gene encoding IS21-like element helper ATPase IstB, whose protein sequence is MNEVTLTRMKQMKLHGMHGAFKTAIETGKTDDYTIDQFVSMITDAEWDDRNNRKIERLIKNARFHYKATIENVVYEHARNIDRTKLLRLAECDFINKNENVLISGSTGAGKSYIATALGYQACIEGYRVLYFNTTKLFSKLKMAKADGSYLKELAKMARHQLIILDDFGLQPLDSQNRIALLELIEDRHNSGSMIVTSQLPVSKWYEIIGEKTIADAILDRLIHQSHRIELMGESMRKKRNIYSE, encoded by the coding sequence ATGAACGAAGTAACATTAACACGAATGAAACAGATGAAGCTCCATGGTATGCATGGGGCTTTTAAAACAGCTATCGAAACGGGTAAAACCGATGATTACACCATCGACCAGTTTGTATCGATGATAACAGATGCCGAGTGGGACGATCGCAACAACCGAAAGATAGAGCGATTGATAAAAAATGCAAGGTTCCACTATAAAGCAACCATTGAAAACGTGGTGTACGAACATGCAAGAAATATCGATCGGACAAAACTGTTAAGACTGGCTGAATGCGATTTTATTAATAAAAACGAGAATGTATTAATATCGGGCAGCACCGGTGCCGGCAAAAGTTATATTGCGACAGCCTTAGGGTATCAGGCCTGTATTGAGGGATACAGGGTTTTGTACTTTAATACAACAAAACTGTTTTCTAAACTAAAAATGGCAAAAGCCGATGGATCTTATCTTAAAGAACTTGCAAAAATGGCCAGGCATCAGTTAATAATACTCGATGATTTTGGTCTGCAACCCTTAGATAGCCAAAACCGGATAGCTCTGTTAGAGTTAATTGAAGACAGGCACAATAGTGGCTCAATGATTGTTACATCACAACTGCCCGTTAGTAAGTGGTATGAAATAATCGGGGAAAAAACGATTGCCGATGCCATACTTGACCGGTTGATCCATCAATCGCACAGGATTGAGCTGATGGGGGAATCGATGAGAAAAAAACGAAACATTTATAGTGAATAA